The sequence below is a genomic window from Lolium perenne isolate Kyuss_39 chromosome 7, Kyuss_2.0, whole genome shotgun sequence.
cggagcccagtcccgaacCTCCCCTATCAACAGCATCTGGTCCAGAACGGTCGCAGACCCTCCACGACGCGGCgggcgcggcatcgtagctatgaAAACTAAATCATATATGTACTAACATAATTAAACAAACAtaatattgtgctaaataaacTAACTATATATAATACTACTAATATAGTTCTATAACTAATATTTAGTAAGTAAATATTTCTAACTAATACTATTACTAATATTTAGTAAGTACATATTTCTAACAATTTTTTTAACTAATATTTCTATCTAAATATTTATACTACTAATATTTACTACTTATGAATATATATTACTAAATATTTATACTACTAATATATTTATCTAACAAATATTTGTAACATATAATTTTCACTACTTTTTTACTAACAAATATTTCTGACTAATAAATTTTTATCTAACAAATATTACTACTTTTTCACTACTtttttctaacatataaatttcacTACTTTATAAATTTCACTAACATATAAATTTTTATATAAATTTCACTAACATGTAAATTTCACTATTTTATAAATTTCACTAACATataaaattttctaaatttcacTAACATATAAATTTCACTACATATAAATTTATCTAATATTTCTCCATATaaatttttctaactaatttgTCACTACTACTAATTTCACTACTACTAATCTAACAAAAAAAATGCATGGCCGgccggaggagagggagaggggggcTTACCGGAGGAGAGGCGCGACGGCCGGGGGCGTTAGCGGCGTGCGTGGACGGCGTGGAGGGCGGCGACGCGACGGGCGGCGCGGTGGAGGCGCGCGCGGAGGGcggcaggcggcgcggcgggcggcGCGGTGGGCGGTGACGCGATGGGCGTGCGAAATCGGCAGCTCCGGCGGCGTCGTgcacttcgtctccgcgggattgatcttcACGGAGACGAAGTGGCCGGAGGAGAGGAAGAGGGGGGCTTACCGGAGGAGAGGCGCGGCGGCCGGGGGCGTCGGCGGCGCACGTGGACAGCGTGGAGGGCGGCGACGCGGCGGACGGCGTGTGGCGTGGTAATGGGGAGGAGAGAGGCGACGCAGCGGTCGGCGACGCGGCGGGCGTGCGAAAAATCGGTAGCCTGGCGGCGTATGCGCTttgtctccgcgggattgatctccgctgAGACGAAGTATTGCATTTATAGGGTGcagaccctttggtcccggtctgtggcacgaaccgggaccaaaggcccccctttggtcccggttcgtggaacCAACCGGGACCTAAGGCCTATTTTGGCTGCGCTGGTCACTGCGCGCGCAAAATAACCATTAGGTCCCGGTTCATCGCACGATTCGGGACCAAAGGCAAATTTGTATGTGCCTTTTCAAATAATTTCGTTTCCTgccttatttcaaatcaaaaaataacatatgatatatcaaaatgttcagaaaagaaATCTCTATGTAATAAAAGTATAATTTATTCATTATGAATATTTAAATATTTACATTCCTTATGAATATGAATTCGAATAACTtttgaatatgaatttgaataacttatgaatatgaatttgaatatgaagttgaataacttatgaatatgaatttgaataacttATGAATATAAATTTGCatatgaatttgaataacttatgaatatgaatttgaatatgaatttgaatatgaaGTTGAATAACTTATGatatgaatttgaataacttATGAATATTAATATGAATGTGAAaaaactttcaacatgaaaaGTGTTTTAATTTACATAATTAATCTAAAACCATTTTATGTTTTCTTAAATAATTATTCTAACTATTCAAACTACTAACCATTTTGCCATTTTTAATTTAAAATGCATTAATTTATATCTTTTGCataatttctattacgatgatgatgtggaggaggaacaagaggaaactagagctggtggtgagcatatggaggaagaagagaaacccagagctggtggtgagcatatggaggaagaagaggaacctagagctggtggtgagcatatggaggaagaagaggaacccagagctggtggtgagcatatggaggaagaagaggaagcctaaGCTGGTGGCTTCATCATGGCtgacgccgatgatgatgaggaggaggaagaagaggaagctagagctggtggtgagcatatggaggaagaagaggaacccagagctggtggcttcatcatggatgacgccgatgatgatgaggaggaggaagaagaagaggaacccagCGCTGGTGGTGAGCATATGGAGGAACAAGAGGGATCCAGAGCTGaccatctaacctttagtcccggctggtgggtgcaaccgggactaaggtGGTTTTAGAAGCCATATACCAAACTGTCGGCGGGATAAGTACGTGCGGGCAaccattagtcccggctggtgggtacaaccgggactaaaggtggtttttgtgtcatctaacaaaactgtcagtGGGATAAGgatgtgtgggtaacctttagtcccggctggtgggtgcaaccgagactaaagctgtcggcaggataaggatgcgtgggtggacgcactgctcgataagATAAAGCTTGTAGCGCACgatgccctgtcggaggaacaagacgaAGTAgacgcggcgccgtgcctataaaaggagcatcgatacgccatggcaagcagctcaacaagccaacctagaaggtagggagagtttcatccccatggatggaggaaaggattgggaaatctcccgtggtggaacttctcgaagatgtcattggtgcacacgccctacggcatcttcggaagctccgcctcaATTTTTTTTCCtgtaagcccgtgaaagactccatctcctctaacagtgttggggaaagggttggaaaatcttccgtggcggagcttctcgaagatgtcgttggtgcacctcggaagctccgcctcggattttttttcctgcaagcccgtgaaagactccatctcctctaacaatgttggggaaagggttgggaaatctcccatggtggagcttctcgaagatgtcgttggtgcacacgccctacggcatcttcggaagctccgtctcggaatttttttcctgcaagcccgtgaaagactccatctcctctaacagtgttggggaaagggttgggaaatctcccgtggcggagcttcttgaagatgtcattggtgcacacgccctacggcatttttggaagctccgcctcggaaaaattctcctgcaagcccgtgaaagactccatctcctctaacagtgttggagaATCTCCCTATATATATGGTACaaaaagccaaccatctccactattaatatcttacatacagttacatgattacacaaaaataaatgggaaattgattgccatgttgagatactcatttgtgccatgaaccttTTTCAATTAACTTGATCATGGAGCATCTTCACCATTGaaccttcttcggccgtaaccatggagcatcttcatcatttaacttgatgcttgggtcaatgttcactgtgaagggtggaatttcatcaaacttattataatcttctgacatgtctgtcgtgtcctccactcccacgatgtttctttttctagaaataactatgtggcgctttggctcatcgtatgatgtattCGTTTCCatatttttcctttttcttggtttggtagacatgttcttcacatagaaaacctgggccacatccttggctaggacgaatggttcgtctctatacccaagattgttgagatccactgttgtcattccatacaacttgtctacctgaaccccacctcctgttatcttgacccatttgcacctaaacaaagggaccttaaaagaaggtccatagtcaagttccgatatctcctctatgtaaccataatatgtgtcattttggcctttgttgtttattgcatcaaagcggacaccactgttttggttggtgctctttttatcttgggcgatcgtgtaaaatgtattctcatttatctcgtacccttggaaagtcaatacagtcgaagatggtgtctaggctaacaagtacagctgatctccaacagtggtgtcattcatgagatgtttttgcaaccaaccgccaaaagtcgacatgtgttcacgtataATCCAATCATCCGACTGCCCTGGGTTCTGGGAGCATACAAAATTCTTGTGTACattgatatacggagccaccaaggtagaactttgtagaactgtgtagtgtgcttgagtgaaagaatgcccgtccctacatatcattgcttTCTTTCCTAGCGCGCCTTTTCCACTCATTCTcccctcatgccgcgattcaggaacaccaatcggcttaaggtcaggaataaagtcaacacataactcaatgacctcctctgttccatagcccttggagatgcttccttctggcctagcacagttatgaacatatttctttaagactcccatgaacctctcaaaggggaacatattgtgtagaaacacaggaccgagaatggaaatctcatcgaccaggtgaacgaggagatgcgtcataatattgaagaaggatagtgggaacaccagctcaaaactaacaagacattggaccacatcattctgcaacctctgtagaatttctggattgattacattctgagaaattgcattgaggaatgcacgtagcttcacaatgggcactcGAACATTttacggtagaagccccctcaatgcaatcggaagcaactgcgtcattatcacgtggcagtcatgagacttcaggttctggaattttttctctgccatatttattattccctttatattggaggagaagctagatgggaccttgatactgctcaggcattcaaaaaagatttctttctctgcttttgtaagagcgtagctggagtaatgacgtcatttatctgtctcatgcagtttttctgggtctttcatacgttgctgatcctcccgtgcttctggtgtatcttttgtcttcccgtacacgcccaggaagcctagcaggttcacgcaaagattcttcgtcacgtgcatcacatcgattgaagagtggacctctaggactttccaatagggtagctcccaaaatatagatttcttcttccacatggccgcgtgtccggcatcatcattcggaacagaccgtccaccaggaccctttccaaatattacttctagatccttgaccatacaaaATATAGCAGCACCCTTACGGTGGGCAGGCTTCTTCCGGTGAtctgcctcaccgttgtaatgcttgcctttctttcttacgggatgggtacgcgtaagaaatcgacgatgccccaggtacacgaccttcttacatttatccAAATATTCACCTTCGAGCTaatctaaacagtgcgtgcatgcattgtatcccttgtttgactgtcccgaaatgttaccaagagcaggccaatcattgattgttacgaaaagcagcgctcgtaggtcaaattcctcccgcTTGTGCTCGTCACACACAGGTACACCTGTtatggaccacagctgtagaagttcttcaactaatggcttcaggtgcacatcaatgtcgttgtcgggttgcttcgggccttggatgagcactggcatcataatgaacttccgcttcatgcataaccaaggaggaaggttatagatacaaagagtcacatgccaggtgctatggctgcagctctgctctccaaaaggattcatgccttctgtacttagaccaaaccttaagttccttgcatcctctgCAATGTACGGGAACTCTCTATCAATTTTTCTCCACTGGGACCCATCagcagggtgtctcaacatctcgtctttcttacggtcttctttgtgccatcgcaataacctagcgtgctctttatttctgaacaaacgtttcagccgtggtattataggagcataccacataaccttggcaggaaccctcttcctggggcgctcgccctcaacatcaccggggttatctcgtctgatcttataccgcaatgcagtgcacaccgggcatgcatccaaattctcgtactcaccgcggtagaggatgcagtcattaatgcatgcatataTCTTTTGcacgtctaatcctagagggcagacaaccttcttcgcttcgtatgtactggcgggcaattcgttaccccttggaagctgcttcttaattattttcagcaacttttcaaatcctgagtcagtgataCCATTCTCTgcattccattgcaacaattccagtgtactacctagctttttctggccatcttcACAAGTTGGGTAcaccaatttgttgtgatcttctaacaTCTGGTCGAAgttcaacctttccttttcagtttcacattctctccttgcatcagcaatggcccgaccaagatcatcagcaggctcatctggtgcctcttgatcttccgcttcattgtcttcattgccttctgatgGAAAACAACCCCCCTTTGCACTATCACCGTATTCAACGAACAtgggatagttgtcatcatcctcttcttcttcattgtcttccatcataacctctctttctccgtgcttggtccaacaattgtagTGGGGCATGAAATCGAACCGCAGCAGGTGGCTGTGAATGTTACTCGAGGAAGAGTAATTTATGacattcttacagtcaacacatggacaatacataaaacccccatgtttgtttgcctcagccaGGTCGATAAAATTTCTCAGGCtcgaagtgaactcgtcaaagcgtcgatcaatgtacatccattgccgattcatctgcatgatgtaATTAAGCTTATAAAAAACCATTACCGAACATCATGATTAGTGaaacaatgtatatatatacacatgtattttatcaatgacagatgaaaggataaagttgttaacctcgatggagaagaaaaaagacagttaagtatggcttgttttgtgtgaactcaagtggcaaaagctcttaggcatttcatcgaacacctcttgtgcatatgAAGTGGGCAAAGCAACATACACCTCTCTTGTGCTAAGAAGtggaaaatggctaagtgtggctcacacttgggcaggggcaaggtataTGTATGCAGATGGGCACTTGGTCCCGGTTGGTAAGACAAACCGGGATTAGAGGATTTCTATGCCTGACACGGCCTGCCACGCCCTGCTGCAGCCCTTTTAGACCAAAGACCCCAAACGAACCAGGACTAGAGGGTGGCGTCGTTCCGCGCCGGTGGAACCAGGACCAATGTCCCCCCACTGTTCCCGGCTCATTTTAAAACCGGAACTAATGCTTACATGGGTGCTGGACGAAAGACTTGCTTTCTACCAGTGAGTACTATACATACGCTCTCTGGCGATCGATCTAGATTTGGTAGCTAGCTTTAGCTTCCCACAAATAGCTCTATCCTCCGTGAGATCGAtcacatgtttcatacatgcCATTGTGTCCGCGTGTAAAGCTGCTGCTGATCCGCCTCGTCGCCGTCACACACAGATCGAACGATCACACCGTCGCCGCCGCGTTGCACCCAGGTCGCACCATATGGTTTGTTATCCTAAACGTTCCATCGGGACCGTCTGCATCATGCTGATCGACGTGGTACCTAACTCGTGGTAAGAGCCCCCAACATAATTGGCACGCCAAATTAGGACACTTAATGACCCTTGAATCCTTGATACTACTAACTTGATTGAGGTGGTTTTGTCAACTGTAGCCACACAGACCAATAATTAACCACACATCTCTTTCACGCAGGTTTTTCCATGTAAGATAAACTGTAAAAAGTCATTTATTTACGTGGAGAGACCTAGCTTACCATGCAGGCACTCGGCAGCTCAACTAACCAGCTGCATCAGCTACACATATACAATCCCAAGATAATACACCTGTAGTACCCATCAAGCAGTCTCACATCCAACTATCTAAGATACATAGCTTATGCTCAAAAAATAAAAACTAAGAGGTTTAGCTAGTGGAGTATTGGTCCCTGAAAGGCGAGCTAGCTATATATATGCCGTACCAAAAGCTAAGATAGATTTGCAGATAGCTGCTCTGCTCACAAGCCCTGAATTAGTTTAGCTTAACCCAGCAGGGCCTAACTAAAGGAACACCACTTGGCTGGCAATTAATTAGTTCCATCGACCGATCAGCCATGGCTAACTACCACGGCGGTGGGCGGTACgggatggcggcggcggccatgtGGAGGGAGCCGGAGAGCCCGCAGCTGAGCCTGATGAGCGGGTGCAGCTCACTCTTCTCCATCTCCGCCCTGCGGGACGACGACGAGCTCCTAGCCGGGGCACGGTCACTGCCAGCGACGCCGGTGTCGCTTGCGGGGTTCGCCGGCGGCGACGAGGTGTATATGGAGCTGCAGCAGGGTGGTGGCAGCGGCGGCGATGACCGGAGGACCGTCCGGATGATGCGCAATAGGGAGTCCGCGCTGCGCTCCAGGGCCAGGAAGAGGGTATGTATGCATATCCGTATACTATAAGGCCTTTTAGCTGATTGCGTAGTACATAATTAAGAGTAAAATGCAACAATGGTACTGGAACTTGGAGAGGCAAATCAATATGGTCATCGACCTTAGAAATACGGCACGTACGATCATTAAATACGGCACAACATTCATCTAGGTCACTATCTCAGCGTAGATGACCGTCTTTGGTGACATGGCACTACATTGACTAGTCTCCTGCAGTGATCTTTTTTGCAAAAACGCCCCCCTAAACGTGCTTTACTGTATGCTTCCAAAGACTAACCGGTAGGCCTCGGTTGACTAGTCTTGGGTTCTGGCCGTGGCGAGCGCCGGGGAGTGCTGGGCTGGCCATTCCAGAGCGCGGCGCCGGCGAGTTCTCGGGTGGAAGTTCCTCGCGGAGGGGCCGATGTTAGCTGCGCCACCTCGCCCGCTGATCCACGGCAGCAGTCGGATGCGGGAGTAGCTACCATCGGGGAGAGGGCCACCGCTGAGCCACGTCGTGGAGGAGCCAAGGCCGCCGCACGAGCAGGCGCAGGCCGGAGCAGCGACCAGAAACCCGATAAACCGCGGCCGACGAGCACATGCTGCCGCGCATCTTGATGCACTTGCAGCAGCTGCTGTCGGCCGACTCCTGTCTAAGCCCGCCCGCGGACGCCCACGCCTGAGCCCGCTCACCTCTTGCcggatctcgccggcggcgaccgcACGTGGCCGGCGTTGCCGGGTCCTCCATTGCCGCATCCCCGATGGGTCAATGCCAGAGAAAAAAAAAAACGGAGAAATTAAAtagagagaggagaggagagtgGCTGGGTGAGTTTAACCTGTGGGCCCCATGGGCAAGTCTCTAGGCTTTGAAAATATAATTAAATTTTGAGGGGTCTTTTGCAAAAAAATGGCACAGTTTAGATCGGTCAACTCCCGCCACATCAGCAAATACGCAAATACAGAGTTGTATCGTATCCTAGTGACCTAAATAAACATTGTGCCGTATTTAGTGACCGTACGTGCCGTACTTCTAAGGTCGGTGACCGTATCGATTTGGGTCTTCAAGTTTAGGTACTACCGATGCATTTTACTCCATAATTAATCGTATATACGGCGAACGTTATGTACGTCTACTTATATACCCTTGTTTACCATTGGCTGCATCGTAGAATTTCTACCTGTGAAAGTTTTCAGTTTTTGTTGTTCCTTTTTGTAATCGAGAAATGACCATTTGTAAGTAAACAAGGCTAATAGTCATTTCTCTTTTGCATTTCGAAGTTTTAAATTCAAATTGACATACAAAATTTTGGATCTTCATATTAATATTTTCAAACGCCCATTGAAACTTTATTGACTAGAAGACTGACTAGTTAGGAATGCACACTAACTACAGCTGGATTCTTTAGTTGAAAGCTCATCTTCAGGGTCAAAAAGTTGAATCGGTAATGAAAGTTAAAAGACTATTATCTCGAGAAAATAAGTGTTTAGAAAATATTCATGGTGAAAGAGAAGTATCTCTCGAGGGACTCTCAACTAGTGACTGCGTTTGGTCAATGTGTTATAGAAGGCATCCGAAAAGACAAACGGAATAATATGGCGCTGGTATCTCTTTCTGTTTTGCATCATGGCTGAGTACACCCCAATAATTTTTCTCAACTTTGGctaaacatatatatctcattctCTTCTATGATTAGTGCTCTCCCCTTCACCTAACACACACTCTTGATTTCAAATTTTCAGTACAACTCACATAGGAACTAGAAAATAGTGCTATAAAATTAAGAGTGAGCTCATCGATCTAATCCAACCCTCTAGGACAAGCAAAAGGGCAGCAGAAGGAACAAAGTGCGTCTTCCTGAACGACATCTCGGAAGTTTGTGGTCAGCTGGACATAGAACCAATACATAAATATACCCAAAGTTGTTATATGATATTCCCTGGCAATTGGAACTCCTGACTCCCGTGTCGCCTCTCTCTGGCGGCCCGGGagacccaaaccctagccgccgccgggcGGCCGCCCTCGTCTCCCCTACCGCCGCTGCCGCTGGCTGGGTCCGCGGTGGCGTCGGACCTCGTTCCCAAAGGGGATGGGGGCCTCCGGCTGTCCCTCGCGGTGGCGGAGTACTGGATCCCGGGGCGGCGACCTCGATCGGTGGTGGCGGGTGAGGCTCGGGACTCCCTCGGCTACGCGGCGCGGAGAAGATCAAGCCAAGGTGGCGCTGCTCCGGCGGTCTGGTGGCTTCGGCCTGGACGACTGCATGGTGCTGCGGCGGCTTG
It includes:
- the LOC127319189 gene encoding uncharacterized protein isoform X2; this translates as MANYHGGGRYGMAAAAMWREPESPQLSLMSGCSSLFSISALRDDDELLAGARSLPATPVSLAGFAGGDEVYMELQQGGGSGGDDRRTVRMMRNRESALRSRARKRRERFEALLAVNIMGHVLVPWCWQRMS
- the LOC127319189 gene encoding protein FD isoform X1, which encodes MANYHGGGRYGMAAAAMWREPESPQLSLMSGCSSLFSISALRDDDELLAGARSLPATPVSLAGFAGGDEVYMELQQGGGSGGDDRRTVRMMRNRESALRSRARKRAYVEELEKEVRRLVDDNLKLKKQCKQLKQEVAALVLPTKSLLRRTSSTQF